GTTAGGGCATAAAACCTGGCCGCGCCGGGCTTTAGCTCTAAAAGTGCTAAAATAACAGCTCCTAACAGAAAAACAAATGATCCGGATAACCACTCTCCCCAACGGGGCAAGAATTGTCACCGAGGTCGTTGAGTCAGTCTACTCGGCTGCCATCGATCTTTGGATAGAAGTAGGCTCAGCCTACGAAAACACCAGTAACAGTGGTGTCTCGCATTTTATCGAACACATGCTTTTTAAAGGCACAACGACACGCTCAGCTGAGCGCCTCATGGAAGAAATCGAAGATGTGGGCGGCATGCTCAGCGCCAGCACATCGCGCGAAATCACCAAGCTATATGGTCACATGCTCGGTGACTGCCTACCAGTAGCAGTCGACATCATGCTCGATATGGTGCAAAATCCACTATTTGCCCAAGCGGATCTAGCGCTTGAGCGCAAAGTTATATTGGACGAAATCGACATGTACGACGACGATCCCGGTGACGTTGCCCAGGAGCTGGTCTATCAGCATCTCTGGCAGGGTTCACCGCAGGCTATGCCTATTACAGGTGACAGCCTGGCGGTCAAAGCAATGTCCAGGGAGACCTTGCTCAGCTACTACAAACAGTTTTACCGCCCTGAGCGCATGATTGTTTCGGTGGCAGGCAATTTTGACGAAGAAGCGACAATTAAGTCTTTGTCCCAAAAACTAATGGACTTTGACGCCAGTAGTGCCGCCCCAAGGGCCGGCGCCATGCTCCGCCCGCCTGTGCCAAAGACCAGTAAATTTCGTATCCTCGAAGACTGGGAAACCGAAATGGCGCAGCTAATTATCGCTATGCCTGGTCTTAAAAACTCTGATAAGTTGCAGACAGCTCTGCAAGTGCTTGATCTCTGTCTTACAACATCGGCATCTTCCAGACTTTTTAAAGAAGTGCGCGAAAAGCGTGGTCTTGCCTACAATATAGGTTCGCTACAACATTCTTACCGTGATTGTGGCCTCTATGGAGTCGCTGCCGCTGTCAATCCAGCCAATGCTGCCCAGGTCTACGAGCTTATATTTATTGAGTTTGAAAGACTAAAAAAAGAAGGTCTGACAGAGCGTGAGATCCTCCGCGCCAAAAATCAATTGCGGACAGATTTGTTGATGGATAAAGAGTCTATGACTGGTCGCAGCACCGAAAACGCATCGGATCTATTGTTTTTTGATCGTTTGATACCGCTGGAAGAAAGACAGGCAGAAATTGACGCTGTCACAAACGAGCAGATAATTGAACTAGCAAAGCTACTCTTTACAGAGCCACCGTCTGTAGTGCTGGTCGGACCCCAGGGTGAATTGCAACATTTAATTGCTGATAACGATATCAAAAATAGTCTGACCAAAGATCATAAGACCGGTCGGCGCAAAGCTGGCGTGCCATCTGGCAAGACTCTGGGACATTGATTTTTAAATTGAAGTACAACTTATGGGACAAGGAGCAATGTAATGGTCGAAATAGCTGAGAAGACTCAAGAGCAGATGATAGTCAAACTCAAAGTTAAAAAGTTGCCTCACTGTCATGCTCTGCCCACATATGCCACTGGTGGATCGGCTGGAATGGATCTGACTGCAGCCATCAAAGAGCCTGTCACCCTCAAAGCTGGCGCTCGCATGCGTGTGCCTTGTGGTATTTGTCTGGACATCCCCTCTGGCTTTGAAGGTCAGGTCAGACCGAGATCCGGGTTGGCTGATAAAGCTGGTATCAGTCTGACCAATTGTGTTGGCACCATTGACAGTGACTATCGCGGCGAAGTCCAAGTACTGGCTATCAATCACGGCGACAAAGATTACACTTTTGAGCCTGGTGAGCGTGTCGCCCAACTGGTGATCATGCCCGTGCCAAAAGTCGAAATCGAAGTCGTTGAAGAGCTATCGGATAGCCATGAACGTGGCGAAGGTGGCTTTGGATCAACAGGTAGACAGACTCTCAGAGCATGAGCAAGCAAAAAGTAAAAGTAGCAATTGCCGGTATAAATGGTCGCATGGGTAAAGCCGCCTATGGTGTGTTTGCTCAAGACGAACAATTAGCATTGACTGGTGTTTTTGGTAGGAGCGGCGCTGCTTATGTCGGCAGTGACGTGGCCAAACTGACAGGTCACAGCAGTAGCTATCAATTAAAGGTCGCAAGCGGTCTCAAACAGTTGCTCGATGATGCTGCCCTCAAGCCTGATGTACTCTTTGATGTGACCCTGGCTGAGTCCGCTATGGAGCATGCCCGTATCGCTCTATCTCAAGGTGTTCGCACAGTCATTGGTAGCTCAGGTCTTACCACCGAGATGCTTGATGAGCTGGCCAGCCTGGCCAGTCAATATAAAGTTGGTGCTTTTGTGGTGCCAAACTTTTCACTTGGGGCAGTCTTGATGGTGGAGTTTGCCAGACAAGCTGCAAAATATTTTGATAATAGCGAAATAGTTGAGCTGCACCACACCAAAAAGCTCGATGCGCCCTCGGGCACAGCATCATACACGCTGCAAAAAATGGCTCAGGATGGCAAGCAGTTTAATCAGTCCATGGTTCAGGAGCGCGAGCTGATGCCTGGAGCTCGTGGTGCACTACATCAGTCAGGATTGCGTGTGCACAGTTTGCGCTTGCCTGGTCTCATTTCTCATCAAGAAGTCTTTTTTGGTGGAGAGGGAGAGCTTTTGACAATTAAACACGACAGCTTTAACACCAGTTGTTTTAATAAAGGCATGCAGTTAGCGGTTAAGTCCGCAGTAGATCTCAAAGAACTCAAGATCGGTCTTGAGTCAGTATTGTAATGAGGGTTATATGATTACAAGCGATGCTCCTGATTTTGGCAGAGTGCTAACCGCCATGGTCACGCCATTTGGTGATGATGGCAAAATCGACTACGGCAGCCTACAAAAACTAATCGAGCATTTAATTGCTACTGGCACAACAGCCATTGTCGTTAATGGCACCACCGGTGAGAGCCCCACACTGGATGACAGCGAAAAAGAAGATCTGCTCAAAGCTGTTGTCGCTCAGGTCAGCGGTCGCGTCCGCATCATCATGGGTACTGGCTCCAATATCACTGCTAAGTCGATTAAGGCTACTGCAATTGCCCAGAGTCTAGGTGCTGAGGCCGCTCTCGTGGTCTGCCCCTACTACAATAAACCCAGTCAAGCTGGACTTTTGGCGCACTTTGGCGCAATCGCCGAGTCCACTACTTTGCCCATCTTTATGTATAACATTCCCGGTCGCACCGGCATAAACATGACAGTTGATACCACAGTACAGCTGTCCCATAAATACAAAAATATCTATGCCCTCAAAGACTCCACCGGCAATGTCGAGCAGGCATCAGATATCGCCTCAGCTGCCAGACCAGACTTCCGCATCTATAGCGGTGACGACAATATGACTGTGCCTTTTCTTTCAGTAGGAGCCTGTGGTGTTATCTCAGTGGCATCACATGTAGTGGGCAAGCAAATTGCCGACATGATTGATGCCAGCCTTAGAGGTGATGTTGATAATGCTCGTCAGGCTCACTATCATTTGATGCCGGTCTTTAAAGGGCTATTTGCAGCTCCCAATCCCACCTGTGTCAAATATGCTCTCAGTCGTCTCGGTCTGTGCAAAGAGCATTTACGTTTGCCTCTGGTGCCGTTGGATGAGAACCAAAAGCAAGCAGTCGATAAGCTCATTAGTATTTTTGATAAGGTGCAAGCGTGCGCGAAGTAGATAATAATCAAAAGCAAAACTCCAGTGCAGACGAGGTTGTGGCAAGCGGACCTGTGGTCAAAATGCTTTTGCCTCTGGCTGGAGATGTCCTGCCCAACACCAAAACACTCAAGGTGATACCGCTTGGTGGGCTTGACGAAATCGGCAAAAATACCATGGTTATTGCATACGGCGATGACATGTTTTTAGTCGATGCTGGTATGGCCTTTCCCACCGAGGATATGCTCGGCGTTGATGTGGTCTTGCCTGAGCTGGAGTTTTTAAAGGTCAACCAATCAAAAATCAGAGGAATAGCCATCACCCATGGTCATGAAGACCATATTGGTGGCATCCCATTTATGCTGCAAGAAATCACAGTGCCTGTGATTTATGGACCCTCTCTGGCGCTTGGTTTGCTCTCCGGTAAACTGGCCGAAAATGGATTAGAAGGTCGTACAGAACTCAGACAGGTAAGTCCCAGACAAAAAGTCAGAATGGGTGTATTTGAAGTTGAGTTCATTCGCTGCACCCACTCCATAGCAGATTCGTATAGTCTTATCATCCGTACACCGGTGGGTACGGTCGTGCACACTGGTGACTTCAAATTTGACTTCACACCGGTGGATGGCGAGCAGTTTGATATTGCTCATCTGACTAAGGCTGCCGACGAGGGCATATTGCTCTTACTATCTGATAGTACCAATGCTGAGAGACCTGGCTATACGCCTTCTGAGCGTACAGTCTGGAACAAGCTCAACGAAGTCTTTACTCAAGCTAAAGCACGCATTATCGTCACTACTTTTGCTAGCAACGTAAATAGAGTCAAGCAAGTATTGCAGCTTGCTATAGATCATCACCGCAAGGTAGCAGTGCTTGGCCGCTCCATGCTTACTTTTGCCCGAATTGCTCGCGAGCTTGGCTATATGTCCTTTCCCGACGATCTTATCGTGCCTATCGATAGTATCAGACAGATGCCTCTCGATGAGATAGTTATCCTTACGACTGGCAGTCAGGGCGAGCCCATGTCAGCTCTGACACGTATTGCCAATGATGATCACCGCATGGTCAAAATTATTGCAGGCGATACTGTAGTGGTGTCGGCTACACCTATCCCGGGCAACGAGCGCTCAGTGGCAAACACCATCAATGCTCTGTTTACGCGCGGTGCTAAGGTCGTCTACGGACGCGACGCCGGTGTGCACGTGTCAGGTCATGCCTGCCGCGAAGAACAAAAGCTTATGATCAATTTGTGCAAACCAAAGTTGTTTATGCCTGTCCATGGCGAATATCGCATGCTGGTTAAACATGCTGAAATCGCTCAGGATTGTGGAGTGGAGGCAGATAATACTTTTGTCTTGCAAAATGGCGATGTGCTGGAAGTCTCTAAAGATAAAGGCGAAAAGACTTGCCGAGTGAGTGCTGGAGTGGTGCTCATAGACTTTAACCGCGACTGGAAAATTGATGAAGAAATAGTTGTAGATAGACGCAAGCTGGCTGACGATGGTCTCATAGCAGTTGTGGTTACTATTTCGGACAAAGGTGAAATTGTAGCCGGGCCAGATGTTGCTTTGCGCGGCATAATTTTGCCCCGGGGCGTGCCGGCAGAAGAATTTGTTTTGACCTTGCGTGAGCAAACTCAAAGAATATTGAGCAAGTCTCCAGTCGATTTGCGCAACACTGCTGACGGTGCCAAGCAAGTGATCTTTGATGGTCTGACTGAGTTTTTGGAGACAGTTTTGCATATCAATCCACTTTTGCAAGTGGTGACAATGCGCTCTAATGCTCCACAAAAACTCAATCAAGACTCAATATTGTTCAAACAAAACAAAAAATGACCTGGCGAGAAATAACAGTTGATGAGCTGACCAAGCTCAAGCGAGTGACACTTATAGATGTGCGCTCTCCCTGTGAATATTATGCCGAGAGTATACCTGGTGCTATCAATGTGCCTTTGCTCAGTGACCAGGAGCGTGTCATAATTGGCACCATTTATGCCACTGAAGGCGAGAGCGTAGCAAGAATCAAAGCGCTCAAAATGGTTTCGCCAAAGATTCCTGACTTGCTCGATCAAATTATCGCTCAGCGCTCCAAAGGTGCCCTTGTGGTGCACTGCTGGCGTGGTGGTTTGCGCTCGGAGGCGGTAGCTAGCTGTCTCAGTATTGTCGGTATCGATAGTTTTAGGCTTAAAGGCGGTTACAAAGCCTGGCGCCAGATGGTGGTGCGCGAGCTGACCGAGGATAACTATCCTTTTAATCTGATCAAACTCCATGGTCTAACTGGCGCTGGTAAGACCGAGGTATTGTATGAGCTAAAAAGCCTTGGGTTACCGACTATAGATTTAGAAGGATTGGCCAGACACCGTGGCTCAGCCTTTGGTGGCACCATGGATAGTCAGCCCTCACAAAAAGATTTTGAAGCAGCACTCTGGCAAAATCTAAGGGATTTTAGCAGTGGTGACGTATTTATTGAAGCAGAGAGCCGCAAGATAGGCGCCATAAGTCTGCCCAATTTTTTGTTTGAGCGTCTCAAAAAATGCCCTACCATCCTGGTTACAGGCAGCACGTCAAAAAGAGTCAGTCGTATCGTACAAAGCTACGGCACGGACAAAGTTGCCGTAGCAAGAGCGCTCACCTCCCTGGAGCATCTCAATGAACAAATAGGTACCCAGCGCATTGCGCAGATAAAGACACTGGCCGCTGAGGGGCAGTTTGAAGAAATAGTAGAGCGTTTACTACTGGACCACTATGATCCGCTCTATCAAAAGGGCATAAATCAGTGCGCTCCTTTTGTCATGACCGTCAATGGCGATGACGCCAGAGCCGCTGCCCAGGCTATTTGTGCTACCAGGTGCCGCCCATCTCTTGAGTGACGATATAGTAATCGTTTTCGGTTGGACCTCCAGGTCTACTATTAGCAAAGCTTTTCCAGGCACCGGCATAGTCACCGCTATTCCACATAGCAGCTTGCTGCGGATTTAGATAACCGTCAAATACCCCATGGGTATAGACCGCTTGATACCCAGGACCAGGAGGTGGTGGGATATTGGGATCCTCACTTGCTTGTCCTCCCTGTCCGTTAAAATCCAGATTGATGGCTCGCCTAGAGACCGGATTATTGATATTACCTTTGGCACCAGTCTGTGACCACTCACCAGCACTGATGTATTCATCTGCTCCCCAGGCATCGGGCAAAACACTACCGTGACCGGTAGTTAAACCGAGATCGCGAATGCCCTGGATACCAATATCAATGCGGTGGATTTTAGTAAAGTTATCGTAGGGCGGTAAGTTCGGTCCTACTCCTTCGTCACCATAGATATGTTCAGCGTGGGCGCCTGCTTGTTGTACAAAACTATCCATCATTACCGGGGGCAAATTGCGTCTTGTTCTTGCTTGTATCATCTGCAAAAGTGCAGACTGATTAGTATTGATTGTTGCGCTATCAATGGCTTTTGCTTGCGGTGCCAGGCTAATGGCAATAATAGGCAAAAGCAAAGCCGTGCTACTTTTTTTCATAGCAACCTCACGATTTAAGTTGTAGCAAATTGAGTAAGTTAATCTGTAAGCAACGATTTGTGTTGCCGATAAATCCTATCCAAAAAACATGTCAAAACTGTGTCAAGCAAGTCCGGCGCTCAAAAAAGTAAAAATCCATTGCTACTAAGGCGCGGTTAGCAATTTTGGCAATCAGCATGTGGGCAAAATGTCCGTTTTTAGCCACAAGTTTTTGCTAAACAAAGTATGGATAAGTGCATTTTGTTGAGGGCGGCTCAAATTGACCACTCCTGATTTAAAACCAGCCCTTTTAGCTGACCGTACTATTGTCCACGTCGGGCAGGAGCCAACAGCTGAGGGTGCCTACCAAAAACTCTTGTCAGAGACCCAACAAGTTACTACCGGTATGACCGATACAGCACGGTCCATTTACTCCAGGACATTACCTCAAATAAGCCCAGACCAGATGCGCGATCTCTCTATCGGCTATGCCTCGGCTAATTTTAAAACTCTGGATGCAAATGACAATGGGCAAATAGACAAAGAGGAGCTAAAAGTAAGACAGGCTCTTGTCGAAAAAAAGTTACCACATAAACAGCTCACCGCCGGACTGCCTGCCGCTATGGAGGCTAAACTAATCGAGAGTCTGGTAAGTCGCCATAGTTATTTACGTACCATGGCAAAAACAGGATCGTGGTGGAATCTCAATCAAATCGATCCTAAAGGTCTGACTAAAGAAGACATTAGTGCCGCACTCAAAGATGTTACTGCTGTAAGGCAGCGCTATCCTCTGACACCTTTGCGCGCCGATATCAAGCCTGATAGCGACTTGAGCAGTTTGCCTGCTGGTGTGCCTGAGCTATTTAATGATGCCGGGGTGCAAGTAAAGACAGTAAACGAGCCAGTCCGGTCAGCTCTCAGTGAGGCCGCCAAAGACAATCCTGTGATTTCGATTGCTGCTGCTGTTTATATTCCTCATACAAAAGAAATCTTTGTGCAAAATGATGCCTTTGGTAAAAAGGCTGTGTTGCACGAGACTGGACACGCCATAGACGATGCACTTGTACCAGGTTCTAAGTTCTTTTCGGAAAGTGAGCTCTACAACCAATCTGTTGATCTTGATATAAAAAACTTGAGCAAAACAAAAGTAGATTGGCAAAAAGAATTGCCCACTGTGCATCTATTTATCATGTCTGGACTGCACACAGGCAGCTTTAATGAAAGCGCCCGCAAAGAACTGTTTGCCGAGCTCTATCAAAGTGGAGATGTGGCTATGGCTGATAAGCTGCGCCAATATTTTCCACATACTGGTGGCTTAGTCGATAAGACTCTAAAGGAGCAGGGCTTGAGCCGTCAGGCTCGTTAGTAAGCGAGTGCTGCGATTAGTTGTGCACCACTGCTATCTCTAGACCCAGGCTTAAGATAAGTATCAACGCAAAAGCGGCAAGCAGGCTCGCCATCAAAGTAGATGTGGACCAGTAGGTGATTGTCAAATTGAGCTTGCGCATCTTTTGGACAGAGAGTCTATGATCGACAATGCCACCAATTAAACAGCCCAGTCCCAAAAGCATCATGGTAAAGCCCATCGCTCTGGGTGAGAGAAATGGTGTGCTAATAAGTGAAATTTTGTTGTCGGATAGCATCAGTGCCATAAATTTGATCAGGGCAAAGCCAAATCCAATGAGACTTAAAGATGTGCGAAACCAAGATAAAAGAGTGCGGTCGAGTGCCAGCACGGTGCGAGCTAGCGCCAGATCGTTGGCGACTTGCCCCTGGCTCTGTACCTGATTTTGCCCGGACTCTTCAGTCATTTATTGCGCTCCAGTACAAAAATTGGTTAATCATCATCAAGGCGCAGCCGCTGCTGGTCTGGCTTGCGCTGCCTGCATCAATTTATCAACGTCATCCATCAAAGCCATGCCCTTTTTGGCGGGATCGTATTTGAGGTTGTCGTTGAGTATATTGAGACGCTCTGTGAGATGTTTGTCTCGGTATACGACGCCAAAGACATGTTTTTCGCACCAGCTAACTTTTGTTAGCAACCTGGCATCGGCTGGCGGTGGCGTGGGGGAGTTGATGATTGAGTCGTCGAGAGGCACTGGATCATTGACCTGGCTTTGTCCTTGATCGTCAGCACTACTGGCAGTGCGGGGATGCACTCTGACCCCACCAAATGGACCAAAAGCTGGTATCACCATGCGGCTATTGGGTGCTCCAGGTACACCGGCTGATGGTATCCCC
Above is a window of Candidatus Obscuribacter sp. DNA encoding:
- a CDS encoding EF-hand domain-containing protein, whose product is MTTPDLKPALLADRTIVHVGQEPTAEGAYQKLLSETQQVTTGMTDTARSIYSRTLPQISPDQMRDLSIGYASANFKTLDANDNGQIDKEELKVRQALVEKKLPHKQLTAGLPAAMEAKLIESLVSRHSYLRTMAKTGSWWNLNQIDPKGLTKEDISAALKDVTAVRQRYPLTPLRADIKPDSDLSSLPAGVPELFNDAGVQVKTVNEPVRSALSEAAKDNPVISIAAAVYIPHTKEIFVQNDAFGKKAVLHETGHAIDDALVPGSKFFSESELYNQSVDLDIKNLSKTKVDWQKELPTVHLFIMSGLHTGSFNESARKELFAELYQSGDVAMADKLRQYFPHTGGLVDKTLKEQGLSRQAR
- a CDS encoding ribonuclease J, yielding MREVDNNQKQNSSADEVVASGPVVKMLLPLAGDVLPNTKTLKVIPLGGLDEIGKNTMVIAYGDDMFLVDAGMAFPTEDMLGVDVVLPELEFLKVNQSKIRGIAITHGHEDHIGGIPFMLQEITVPVIYGPSLALGLLSGKLAENGLEGRTELRQVSPRQKVRMGVFEVEFIRCTHSIADSYSLIIRTPVGTVVHTGDFKFDFTPVDGEQFDIAHLTKAADEGILLLLSDSTNAERPGYTPSERTVWNKLNEVFTQAKARIIVTTFASNVNRVKQVLQLAIDHHRKVAVLGRSMLTFARIARELGYMSFPDDLIVPIDSIRQMPLDEIVILTTGSQGEPMSALTRIANDDHRMVKIIAGDTVVVSATPIPGNERSVANTINALFTRGAKVVYGRDAGVHVSGHACREEQKLMINLCKPKLFMPVHGEYRMLVKHAEIAQDCGVEADNTFVLQNGDVLEVSKDKGEKTCRVSAGVVLIDFNRDWKIDEEIVVDRRKLADDGLIAVVVTISDKGEIVAGPDVALRGIILPRGVPAEEFVLTLREQTQRILSKSPVDLRNTADGAKQVIFDGLTEFLETVLHINPLLQVVTMRSNAPQKLNQDSILFKQNKK
- the mnmH gene encoding tRNA 2-selenouridine(34) synthase MnmH, giving the protein MTWREITVDELTKLKRVTLIDVRSPCEYYAESIPGAINVPLLSDQERVIIGTIYATEGESVARIKALKMVSPKIPDLLDQIIAQRSKGALVVHCWRGGLRSEAVASCLSIVGIDSFRLKGGYKAWRQMVVRELTEDNYPFNLIKLHGLTGAGKTEVLYELKSLGLPTIDLEGLARHRGSAFGGTMDSQPSQKDFEAALWQNLRDFSSGDVFIEAESRKIGAISLPNFLFERLKKCPTILVTGSTSKRVSRIVQSYGTDKVAVARALTSLEHLNEQIGTQRIAQIKTLAAEGQFEEIVERLLLDHYDPLYQKGINQCAPFVMTVNGDDARAAAQAICATRCRPSLE
- a CDS encoding insulinase family protein, whose protein sequence is MIRITTLPNGARIVTEVVESVYSAAIDLWIEVGSAYENTSNSGVSHFIEHMLFKGTTTRSAERLMEEIEDVGGMLSASTSREITKLYGHMLGDCLPVAVDIMLDMVQNPLFAQADLALERKVILDEIDMYDDDPGDVAQELVYQHLWQGSPQAMPITGDSLAVKAMSRETLLSYYKQFYRPERMIVSVAGNFDEEATIKSLSQKLMDFDASSAAPRAGAMLRPPVPKTSKFRILEDWETEMAQLIIAMPGLKNSDKLQTALQVLDLCLTTSASSRLFKEVREKRGLAYNIGSLQHSYRDCGLYGVAAAVNPANAAQVYELIFIEFERLKKEGLTEREILRAKNQLRTDLLMDKESMTGRSTENASDLLFFDRLIPLEERQAEIDAVTNEQIIELAKLLFTEPPSVVLVGPQGELQHLIADNDIKNSLTKDHKTGRRKAGVPSGKTLGH
- the dut gene encoding dUTP diphosphatase; the encoded protein is MIVKLKVKKLPHCHALPTYATGGSAGMDLTAAIKEPVTLKAGARMRVPCGICLDIPSGFEGQVRPRSGLADKAGISLTNCVGTIDSDYRGEVQVLAINHGDKDYTFEPGERVAQLVIMPVPKVEIEVVEELSDSHERGEGGFGSTGRQTLRA
- a CDS encoding DUF202 domain-containing protein; this translates as MTEESGQNQVQSQGQVANDLALARTVLALDRTLLSWFRTSLSLIGFGFALIKFMALMLSDNKISLISTPFLSPRAMGFTMMLLGLGCLIGGIVDHRLSVQKMRKLNLTITYWSTSTLMASLLAAFALILILSLGLEIAVVHN
- the dapA gene encoding 4-hydroxy-tetrahydrodipicolinate synthase, which encodes MITSDAPDFGRVLTAMVTPFGDDGKIDYGSLQKLIEHLIATGTTAIVVNGTTGESPTLDDSEKEDLLKAVVAQVSGRVRIIMGTGSNITAKSIKATAIAQSLGAEAALVVCPYYNKPSQAGLLAHFGAIAESTTLPIFMYNIPGRTGINMTVDTTVQLSHKYKNIYALKDSTGNVEQASDIASAARPDFRIYSGDDNMTVPFLSVGACGVISVASHVVGKQIADMIDASLRGDVDNARQAHYHLMPVFKGLFAAPNPTCVKYALSRLGLCKEHLRLPLVPLDENQKQAVDKLISIFDKVQACAK
- a CDS encoding 4-hydroxy-tetrahydrodipicolinate reductase translates to MSKQKVKVAIAGINGRMGKAAYGVFAQDEQLALTGVFGRSGAAYVGSDVAKLTGHSSSYQLKVASGLKQLLDDAALKPDVLFDVTLAESAMEHARIALSQGVRTVIGSSGLTTEMLDELASLASQYKVGAFVVPNFSLGAVLMVEFARQAAKYFDNSEIVELHHTKKLDAPSGTASYTLQKMAQDGKQFNQSMVQERELMPGARGALHQSGLRVHSLRLPGLISHQEVFFGGEGELLTIKHDSFNTSCFNKGMQLAVKSAVDLKELKIGLESVL